One segment of Manduca sexta isolate Smith_Timp_Sample1 chromosome 27, JHU_Msex_v1.0, whole genome shotgun sequence DNA contains the following:
- the LOC115455320 gene encoding ecdysone-induced protein 78C isoform X2: MSCPMLVEATSSTTIEDDLYTFKEEPSSPESGGSLELQYAADSASSGGVGKVAVPCKVCGDKASGYHYGVTSCEGCKGFFRRSIQKQIEYRCLRDGKCLVIRLNRNRCQFCRFKKCLAVGMSRESVRYGRVPKRTREATTTEPSQDLPKNLVAVSSLDDMEEDFRDDVVREVVRLVNAAHRNNCLYEEEDARRASPREGVHPSTSDMSGPSTSGTSSNSLPANFLAGSETVTSHAIGSAVNNAICTAIITAVETAFGNPGLNVCPITRHRLGNGVCPGTVECAQNSACPALTLARLHAMECGGYEEPVAEGTSAGSSSAMAGRSVEGVGTSSGVVVRLIELPMDPNSDGTEMRRQLWHNVGVRMTPAIQQVVEFAKRLPGFQVLPQDDQIILIKQGFFEIWLTRVAQNSTAECISFDDGAAITRRQLVLMYDHHFANAVLTYVWNLNKICPTEQELAQYTSTLLLWPHRNGLSDPETISGLAGAINDAFNSIDRPVPGSEAEGRKNAFKSLANDVRVIGVRHNELLGWCREHWDYLVLPDLFAEIFDIPKTEAEDLERRHQLRNMPSLA, from the exons AACTCCAGTACGCAGCCGACAGTGCTAGCTCAGGAGGGGTAGGGAAAGTAGCGGTCCCGTGCAAGGTGTGCGGGGACAAGGCCTCGGGGTACCACTACGGCGTCACCTCCTGCGAGGGTTGCAAG GGCTTCTTCAGGCGTAGTATACAGAAGCAAATTGAATATCGGTGCTTACGCGACGGCAAGTGCCTTGTGATAAGGCTCAATCGGAACAGGTGTCAGTTTTGCAGGTTTAAGAAGTGTTTGGCGGTCGGCATGAGCCGTGAGT CCGTTAGATACGGGCGTGTGCCGAAACGTACTCGCGAAGCTACCACCACGGAGCCGAGTCAGGATCTACCGAAAAATCTCGTGGCTGTCTCAAGCCTGGACGATATGGAGGAGGATTTTCGCGATGACGTGGTGAGAGAAGTGGTGAGACTTGTCAACGCCGCACACCGCAACAACTGTCTCTACGAGGAGGAGGACGCGCGCAGGGCCAGCCCCAGGGAGG GTGTCCACCCCTCAACTAGCGATATGTCAGGCCCCAGCACCAGCGGCACGAGCTCCAACTCGCTGCCGGCCAACTTCCTCGCCGGCTCGGAAACGGTTACCTCGCACGCAATCGGCAGCGCAGTCAACAACGCCATCTGTACGGCTATCATCACCGCCGTCGAGACCGCCTTCGGTAACCCAGGGCTCAACGTGTGCCCCATTACCCGCCACCGACTTGGCAACGGCGTCTGCCCTGGGACCGTGGAATGCGCCCAGAACAGCGCGTGTCCTGCCTTGACGCTCGCCCGCCTGCACGCCATGGAGTGTGGGGGCTATGAGGAACCTGTAGCTGAGGGCACGAGTGCTGGTAGCTCCAGCGCGATGGCCGGTCGCAGCGTGGAGGGGGTCGGGACTAGCAGCGGAGTAGTGGTGCGCCTGATCGAGCTGCCGATGGACCCCAACAGCGATGGCACCGAGATGCGCCGCCAACTGTGGCACAACGTGGGCGTGCGCATGACGCCCGCCATTCAGCAGGTCGTCGAGTTTGCCAAACGCCTGCCAGGGTTCCAAGTCTTGCCCCAGGATGATCAGATTATCCTGATAAAG CAAGGGTTCTTCGAGATTTGGCTGACCAGGGTCGCGCAGAATTCTACCGCTGAATGCATTTCGTTCGATGACGGCGCCGCTATCACTCGCCGTCAGCTGGTGCTCATGTATGAC CATCACTTCGCCAACGCCGTGCTGACGTACGTGtggaatttaaacaaaatatgtccCACGGAGCAGGAGCTGGCACAGTACACGAGCACCCTGCTGCTGTGGCCCCACCGCAACGGGCTCAGCGACCCCGAGACCATCTCCGGGCTGGCGGGCGCAATTAATGATGCTTTTAACAGCATT GACAGACCAGTGCCCGGATCCGAAGCCGAGGGGCGCAAGAACGCGTTCAAGTCCTTGGCCAACGACGTGCGCGTCATCGGCGTCCGCCACAACGAGCTGCTGGGCTGGTGCCGCGAGCACTGGGATTACCTGGTGCTGCCTGACCTCTTCGCCGAAATTTTCGATATCCCCAAAACCGAGGCCGAAGACCTGGAGCGCCGTCACCAGCTCCGCAACATGCCCAGCCTAGCTTAA
- the LOC115455320 gene encoding ecdysone-induced protein 78C isoform X1 — MRPAPAAYARLCPGHEPDMDVWSGRAAAPCVRATSRLNTAAGDTFPIFYKDSPPQPKQELQYAADSASSGGVGKVAVPCKVCGDKASGYHYGVTSCEGCKGFFRRSIQKQIEYRCLRDGKCLVIRLNRNRCQFCRFKKCLAVGMSRESVRYGRVPKRTREATTTEPSQDLPKNLVAVSSLDDMEEDFRDDVVREVVRLVNAAHRNNCLYEEEDARRASPREGVHPSTSDMSGPSTSGTSSNSLPANFLAGSETVTSHAIGSAVNNAICTAIITAVETAFGNPGLNVCPITRHRLGNGVCPGTVECAQNSACPALTLARLHAMECGGYEEPVAEGTSAGSSSAMAGRSVEGVGTSSGVVVRLIELPMDPNSDGTEMRRQLWHNVGVRMTPAIQQVVEFAKRLPGFQVLPQDDQIILIKQGFFEIWLTRVAQNSTAECISFDDGAAITRRQLVLMYDHHFANAVLTYVWNLNKICPTEQELAQYTSTLLLWPHRNGLSDPETISGLAGAINDAFNSIDRPVPGSEAEGRKNAFKSLANDVRVIGVRHNELLGWCREHWDYLVLPDLFAEIFDIPKTEAEDLERRHQLRNMPSLA, encoded by the exons AACTCCAGTACGCAGCCGACAGTGCTAGCTCAGGAGGGGTAGGGAAAGTAGCGGTCCCGTGCAAGGTGTGCGGGGACAAGGCCTCGGGGTACCACTACGGCGTCACCTCCTGCGAGGGTTGCAAG GGCTTCTTCAGGCGTAGTATACAGAAGCAAATTGAATATCGGTGCTTACGCGACGGCAAGTGCCTTGTGATAAGGCTCAATCGGAACAGGTGTCAGTTTTGCAGGTTTAAGAAGTGTTTGGCGGTCGGCATGAGCCGTGAGT CCGTTAGATACGGGCGTGTGCCGAAACGTACTCGCGAAGCTACCACCACGGAGCCGAGTCAGGATCTACCGAAAAATCTCGTGGCTGTCTCAAGCCTGGACGATATGGAGGAGGATTTTCGCGATGACGTGGTGAGAGAAGTGGTGAGACTTGTCAACGCCGCACACCGCAACAACTGTCTCTACGAGGAGGAGGACGCGCGCAGGGCCAGCCCCAGGGAGG GTGTCCACCCCTCAACTAGCGATATGTCAGGCCCCAGCACCAGCGGCACGAGCTCCAACTCGCTGCCGGCCAACTTCCTCGCCGGCTCGGAAACGGTTACCTCGCACGCAATCGGCAGCGCAGTCAACAACGCCATCTGTACGGCTATCATCACCGCCGTCGAGACCGCCTTCGGTAACCCAGGGCTCAACGTGTGCCCCATTACCCGCCACCGACTTGGCAACGGCGTCTGCCCTGGGACCGTGGAATGCGCCCAGAACAGCGCGTGTCCTGCCTTGACGCTCGCCCGCCTGCACGCCATGGAGTGTGGGGGCTATGAGGAACCTGTAGCTGAGGGCACGAGTGCTGGTAGCTCCAGCGCGATGGCCGGTCGCAGCGTGGAGGGGGTCGGGACTAGCAGCGGAGTAGTGGTGCGCCTGATCGAGCTGCCGATGGACCCCAACAGCGATGGCACCGAGATGCGCCGCCAACTGTGGCACAACGTGGGCGTGCGCATGACGCCCGCCATTCAGCAGGTCGTCGAGTTTGCCAAACGCCTGCCAGGGTTCCAAGTCTTGCCCCAGGATGATCAGATTATCCTGATAAAG CAAGGGTTCTTCGAGATTTGGCTGACCAGGGTCGCGCAGAATTCTACCGCTGAATGCATTTCGTTCGATGACGGCGCCGCTATCACTCGCCGTCAGCTGGTGCTCATGTATGAC CATCACTTCGCCAACGCCGTGCTGACGTACGTGtggaatttaaacaaaatatgtccCACGGAGCAGGAGCTGGCACAGTACACGAGCACCCTGCTGCTGTGGCCCCACCGCAACGGGCTCAGCGACCCCGAGACCATCTCCGGGCTGGCGGGCGCAATTAATGATGCTTTTAACAGCATT GACAGACCAGTGCCCGGATCCGAAGCCGAGGGGCGCAAGAACGCGTTCAAGTCCTTGGCCAACGACGTGCGCGTCATCGGCGTCCGCCACAACGAGCTGCTGGGCTGGTGCCGCGAGCACTGGGATTACCTGGTGCTGCCTGACCTCTTCGCCGAAATTTTCGATATCCCCAAAACCGAGGCCGAAGACCTGGAGCGCCGTCACCAGCTCCGCAACATGCCCAGCCTAGCTTAA